A single genomic interval of Armigeres subalbatus isolate Guangzhou_Male chromosome 1, GZ_Asu_2, whole genome shotgun sequence harbors:
- the LOC134228178 gene encoding sialin gives MDEKGIKFLSTTTKSRPKMPKVGWRRSVSDRIPARLVLYFLSWSGFLVSFMMRNDINFALVAMVRDSTSNSTVNSHCAPSSLALAGSSPVMAVAPNGNFSDLLSNFSATGGDDVGEFEPPQRDGNLYGDFDWDSTVQAVIKGSFYWCYVLSQVAGGVATQYFGTKSVFGWSQFFTAVCSLCIPYASDIHYGVVILLRSIQGFASGLTWPAMYAIVGYWIPPVERSRFMSSFQGFSIGIGLTYPLCGFIIAHFGWRLVFYTTGTIGMVWCLFWYLLAFNTPQEHPRITAEELEYIELNVSEDIKNGQGMEVPWKKIFTSMPVYAIGLTTFGRIWVHYTFIMSGPEYMQKILCFDIQQNGLLSGTPFLCSYLSSVLFCYIADILVHKQLMTLTNVRKLFTALSQIVPGVLVLLVGYLGYNIVIVLVLWFVAVTFITASYAGAMANIVDIAPNLAGPVLAFAQTIHMTASFLQPLVTGVMVTDTQNINQWLHVFGVSSVVAISCYLVFQFFGTAEIQPWNYPVPDPEVCSTDDSAVIANQPMLKVSSVSGAGFNYNRDDENDSSDE, from the exons ATGGACGAGAAAGGAATAAAATTTCTGTCAACAACTACAAAATCACGACCAAAGATGCCAAAAGTCGGTTGGAGGCGATCTGTATCAG ATCGTATCCCGGCCCGGTTGGTGCTATACTTCCTGTCGTGGTCCGGCTTTCTCGTGTCGTTCATGATGCGTAACGACATCAACTTCGCCCTGGTGGCTATGGTGCGCGACAGCACATCGAATTCGACCGTGAACAGTCACTGCGCGCCATCGAGTTTGGCTCTGGCGGGATCGTCGCCGGTTATGGCAGTAGCGCCGAATGGGAACTTCTCCGATTTGTTGAGCAATTTCAGCGCTACGGGTGGAGATGATGTGGGCGAATTTGAACCGCCCCAACGTGATGGAAATTTGTACGGAGACTTCGACTGGGACTCGACGGTGCAAGCCGTCATAAAAGGTTCGTTCTATTGGTGCTATGTGCTGTCACAGGTGGCCGGTGGAGTAGCAACGCAATACTTCGGTACAAAAAGCGTGTTCGGATGGAGCCAGTTCTTCACGGCAGTATGCAGTTTGTGCATTCCGTACGCTTCGGATATTCACTACGGAGTGGTAATTCTGTTGCGATCGATTCAGGGATTCGCCAGTGGATTGACGTGGCCTGCAATGTACGCCATTGTAGGATATTGGATACCACCTGTCGAGCGGAGTCGATTCATGTCCAGTTTCCAAGGATTTAGTATAGGCATAGGGCTAACGTACCCGTTGTGTGGATTCATCATTGCCCACTTTGGTTGGAGATTGGTATTCTATACGACGGGGACTATCGGAATGGTTTGGTGCTTGTTTTGGTACCTGTTGGCATTCAACACACCTCAGGAGCATCCAAGAATAACAGCTGAAGAACTGGAATACATCGAGTTGAATGTAAGTGAAGACATCAAGAATGGTCAAGGAATGGAAGTGCCCTGGAAAAAGATCTTTACGTCAATGCCAGTGTACGCTATTGGTCTGACCACCTTTGGACGAATTTGGGTTCACTACACATTTATCATGTCCGGGCCGGAGTATATGCAAAAAATCCTCTGCTTCGACATTCAACAAAATGGATTGCTCAGTGGAACACCGTTCTTGTGTTCGTACTTGTCATCGGTGCTGTTCTGCTACATTGCCGACATCCTGGTACACAAACAGTTGATGACGTTGACCAACGTACGGAAGCTGTTCACTGCCCTTTCGCAGATCGTCCCCGGGGTATTGGTGCTACTCGTTGGATACCTCGGATATAACATTGTGATCGTTCTGGTGCTGTGGTTCGTAGCCGTTACGTTTATAACGGCTTCCTATGCTGGCGCAATGGCAAACATTGTTGACATTGCGCCGAATCTGGCCGGTCCTGTGCTGGCATTTGCGCAAACCATTCACATGACGGCATCATTCCTGCAGCCTCTCGTTACCGGAGTTATGGTGACCGATACG CAAAACATCAACCAATGGTTGCACGTGTTTGGCGTTAGCTCGGTGGTGGCCATCAGTTGCTATCTGGTTTTCCAATTCTTTGGTACCGCAGAAATCCAACCCTGGAACTATCCCGTACCggatccggaagtttgttcgaCGGATGATTCGGCGGTCATTGCCAACCAGCCGATGCTCAAGGTGTCATCTGTGAGCGGCGCGGGCTTCAACTATAACCGCGATGACGAAAACGACAGCAGTGATGAATAA